ATGAGAAGCATCAGGAGGATATGAGAGCGATTCCACTGTATCTGCGCTGGATACTGGACCTGACCGGGAAATTCAGTGGAACTATTAATGGGAGAAAGGCTTTCTGTAaccgcgcgcgcgcacacacgcgcacacaaatGGGCTAACGGAGAGGAGGGGGCGCGCTCGCAACTTCCCAAGTGATGGTCAGTCAACTCCAGCGGACCTTCCGCTACAGGTGTACCGGTAATGCGGCTTCTCGTTATCAGCGCAGACTCGACAGAATAAGCCACGAGGGACCGCGCGGCGAGCCCGGGGTTGAGGATAAAAAGTGAGGACGGAGCGACACGGGACGTAGACCACAGGAACTCTCGGATTATCACGCAACTTGAGAGGCACTTCTGCGGACGCTTTTCGTGGACATACTACGGGCGGAAACCAGGATTTCAAAATTCTGCACATCAGGATTGTGAACCAGCGGACCACACTATACTCAAGGTGTCgctttaaacatatttttttggggggtaatATCTGCTGGtgctggggagaaaaaaaaaaatcaatcgaCCTTTGCAATTCAACGCATTCTTTTTAAACCAATGTTTAAGATGTGAGCAAACTGGGAAGTGTGGAACACCATTTATTATTTCAAACATAGGAATAAAGCAAAAACCCCAAAGAAACTTCGACGATATGCCATTTCAATGTCATCGAAAACTTGAAGTTCTTACAAGAATTTGGCGATTGAAGTGTTTGATTTACCACCAAGAAGTAACTCCCTTTAATAACAACCTCAGAGATTATAATATATTCCGAGAGTGCGCTCCGAAGTGTCTGGACTAACTATTATACTTTTATTTCCAGAGTTGAAGACGACAAATTTCAAGGGGAAAAAACTCTCGGGGCGCGATGAGGACGATGCGCAGGCACGTCTCCGTTGGACTCTTCATTATGATGTGCGCGCTCACGAGGCACAGTAGCGAGAGCGCGCACTCGGCGGCCCCCGAAAGGAGCGCGCGGCGGGAAGCGAGGCGAACGTCGGTGGCGCTGTGGCACATCGATGAAAGTCGAGGACACGGTCTCGCGAGAACCGCTGCTCCTAAAACGTCCGTGGCGGTGACCGCGGTGTTGCAGCAACGGGACTTACGGAACATCCAGGCGGACAGAGGGCACCTGACTAGCAGTAAGAACACCTTTTGAACTTCTGATATATGTAAAATTTCTAGTACTGTATATTACTGATTTGACACCAAATTTTAGTTTTggttttatgtttatatttggTCCAAGCACAATTaacttgtctgtctgtgtgtccatCAAAACGATCATACTTCAATAGTTGACTAAAACAGGTCAAATCAATGTTAACACCAATGTTTTCCTAAGCACTGACTACATTAATATatgcatttattcatattatttagaAGAGACATGCACAGAAATGCTTCACCATTCAACCATgccatttgaatttcaatgtgcaaacaacaaacagccCCCACCAATTTGCTTAACCACTACACTAATAAAAGcctgtgaaatgaaatgacaatcTTGACAATCCAAAGATCACATTCGCTACACTTGCTTTATATTGTAGACAGTGAATCCCCAGCAAGGAAGCAgatgtaaataaatgtgaaggacaaaatgaacatacagtatatgcagAGGAGCAACCTTAGTCACCTGAACGTCTGGCCCCAAGTTATTGCTCTCTTTTTTGTTGACTTATTTAGAAACTCAGAAAAAAACACCATTGAAACAGGCCCTTGGGCTCATGATGCTCATAAGATACCAAAGCGTCCCATCAGACTTCATCACTGGGGTtattcatttcaaagtaaacatCATAATGAATTAAAACCATTTTAGCTGTCTTCTTAAATGACAACTTGTTATCTAAACTGTGAAAGCTTGGGGGGATAAACATGACCGTTTCACTTGTGCTTTTTGTACATTCAGAGAAAAGCAATGGGTCCACGAGACTGTGCGAGTCTCTGTCACACCACACTGTAATGAATAACAAACTGGATAGTTTTGATCATGGACTGTTCCATTGGACCTCTGTGTTTTAGGCACTGTACTGTGAGgagcaaaacatgtttttaactaAAGCTtccaaaattaaaatgaatgttgTTCTGTGAAAATGTCAGCCAAAAGCAAATCGAACATTCACCGTTTTTGATTGTCATTGAATAACATGGTTTCTGAATGAGGGTCGATAACTATTTTGATTAATCAAAACAAAGGAAATGTAATAGTTGGTCCATGTCCAGTGGCATTTTTTGAAGAGATTTGTCTCTTGATTCACATGTTTCTGTGATGATACCAGTTATTTCTAGGTGAACGAACACTGCTGGAAAGATTTCatgttgaaaaaacaaaacaaaatgatggtGACTATTCACACTATCTCAACATATGAGCCCAGAAGACcatggaggttatgtttttgccAGTGTTTATCTTTCTGTCGCTCTGAGAATAACTGGAAACTGTTGGTTGTATGCTGGATTATTATCTGGATCCTGTAGACACACATCAAGATCCTTGTTTCTACTAGGTTGTGCAAGCCAATGCACTAAAGAAAGCAAAGTCACACTTTTTGATATAAACTCCAAGTGAAGTTTATATTTTGATAAGCCAACGATAAAGGTGCAGTGTCTGTCCATGTAGCCAGTTTGGATGTGTATACTTTGTAAGCCAGGAAGTAGGCTTTGGACTTGGACTTAATACTAGCATTTGCTTTTCTTTATGGCTTAAAATATTGCATGTTAGTGTCCTGTATAAGCATGTTATAGACACCACCTCTTCAGTGCGATGATAGACAGTTGACCAtaattgtttttctctttcccaGCAGGGATGTTCCCCAGAGATCcaaaaaagaaggagaaatTCCTAAAGCATATAACAGGTAAGACTTGTGTTACTGTCCTGCTGCTCTCATGTTCTAGGTCATGTGTGTGGGAACATAGAGGCGGGGAGTTGAGTCAATGTTATGAACAGATGTTTGTAAAGATATGTTCTGATATGCCACCTCTCTGCCAGGTCCACTCTACTTCAGTCCAAAGTGCAGAAAGCAAGTGTACAGACTGTACCACCACACCAGAGACTGCACGATACCTGCACGTAAGGCGAAACGAGCGTCCCCGAGTATGACGAATGACCGCTCCTACTGCACATCCGCAGTACTCGTGCCACAATGTtcacctctctttctctcatccGCGCTCAGATTTCAAGAGATGTGCGCGACTCCTCACCAGGCTCGCCGGCAGCCCACAGTGCACAGAAGGGTAGCCCCAACACGGTATGGACTTTAAGTCAAGTCTTTATTGTTGGTACTATGTTTTCATTGAGTAAACCAGCAGTAAGGTGCAAAGCTTTCTTATGAATCATAATGGATGGGAGTTTATTTATATACCATAAGCCCAGAAACACAACACGAGGAGCTTTCAAAATAATCACTgttacaaaacaaatgtgaaaaaccATGTCATTTACAGATTGAACAGTGGAGGTCTGCTGAGATCTCAACGATAAGCATAGAGCAAGCAACTGGCGTTGGTTGGCCTGGAGTGGTGAAACACATACAGACGACGACACTATTGGAATCCATCTTTTGAGACACTTGGCTTCCGATTATGGTGGATTAATTTACgggtattttatttttgaaacaaaaaacagtggCAGATTAAGTGAGAAGGTCATGTGAGTGCagaattattatgaatattattgAGTAAGAGAGAGACCTCTTGTGAAAGATTTGAAAGCCATTGATCTGCTGATGAAGTCACCCTGTGTTAACACGcaacttttgactttttaatgaaatgaaataaacgTCTAAAGCGGTTTGTTGATGATTAACTGCAAGGAACAGCAAAATTATGTAACGATCCATAAAACAGATTTAACACCAGACAGATGGAGAGTGATGGTAAAAGTGAATATCacaatgaaaataacattttaaggACTGATCAGTGTGGTTAGAGCAGGTATGACAAATTCAATCTCAGGCcctaaaataaacatgtttagcCAACATTATACGGTAATGATTATTATGTTGTACCACTTCCATGCCTGATAGAATTTAGTACAATAGATTCGGGCAAAAACTAGTGATTATTTTGATAGTTGACAAGTCACAGACTACCTTAACaattaaaatgtatgtttagtgttctaAGCATTTGTAtaatgttaaatgttgttttgaaacttcacatttgaatttcaattacTCAAATAATGGTGTTAGAGCTATGTGTCCTtcgatgtgtcctttgatgttccCTTTGCAAAATCCTCCTTTACTCCCATGTACGTTTTAGATTATTATGCATTGATCATGCATTTTAATTTAGCAAATAATTACAATGTTCACAAAAATGTCTCCCCATGCTTGTATCGAAAGTTATGATTCTGAGACTTGGTTCACTGTTTAATGTGACTAAATACAATATTGTGGTGCtcagtttcatgacacattcaTCACCCTTTAGCTCAAAAAGGAACCACCATCTTAGTTCATTGACTTGATGACTTCAAGGTCCACAGAGTGGCATACGAATCTAGCTCAACTCACACAATTATGAGTTCAAATCATCCTAACTTGGTCGGACCTGAATGCTGTTCTTGCTCAAAACCTTGTTGCTAATGCTTTATGTGTGGGTGGCCTAGCTTGAGTCACGTCTGccgactttttatttatttactgtgatTTCACTTGGCAggaaaatatttctttaaaa
This window of the Synchiropus splendidus isolate RoL2022-P1 chromosome 12, RoL_Sspl_1.0, whole genome shotgun sequence genome carries:
- the LOC128768908 gene encoding ALK and LTK ligand 2b-like isoform X1, whose product is MRTMRRHVSVGLFIMMCALTRHSSESAHSAAPERSARREARRTSVALWHIDESRGHGLARTAAPKTSVAVTAVLQQRDLRNIQADRGHLTSTGMFPRDPKKKEKFLKHITGPLYFSPKCRKQVYRLYHHTRDCTIPARKAKRASPNFKRCARLLTRLAGSPQCTEG
- the LOC128768908 gene encoding ALK and LTK ligand 2b-like isoform X3, translated to MRTMRRHVSVGLFIMMCALTRHSSESAHSAAPERSARREARRTSVALWHIDESRGHGLARTAAPKTSVAVTAVLQQRDLRNIQADRGHLTSTGMFPRDPKKKEKFLKHITGPLYFSPKCRKQVYRLYHHTRDCTIPAHFKRCARLLTRLAGSPQCTEG
- the LOC128768908 gene encoding ALK and LTK ligand 2-like isoform X2, with amino-acid sequence MRTMRRHVSVGLFIMMCALTRHSSESAHSAAPERSARREARRTSVALWHIDESRGHGLARTAAPKTSVAVTAVLQQRDLRNIQADRGHLTSRMFPRDPKKKEKFLKHITGPLYFSPKCRKQVYRLYHHTRDCTIPARKAKRASPNFKRCARLLTRLAGSPQCTEG